A region from the Pelobates fuscus isolate aPelFus1 chromosome 1, aPelFus1.pri, whole genome shotgun sequence genome encodes:
- the LOC134589153 gene encoding POU domain, class 5, transcription factor 1.2-like, protein MNRPTSPQTMIYAAQGGQVMYPMHHYQKPSPARISTDGSCTSTSTISTAGSCTPAAGTISMDASCTSTSTISQVPTGRVVSDDEDKSSMSELEKFAQDTKRRRLRMGFTQENVGNGLGALYNNRFSQTTVCRFEAGQLSLANMRKLKPIINKWLDEVESNAASRAIVNDGEKLKNYGKRKRRTFIQAATKSYLELCYEQCPHPTKSDIEIISEKSKMEYEVIRIWFCNRRQKSKKELDKCLKEQTITFGNFAQPIPASNTGNWVMPPMAVPQPWLLDMAASNHTPYMATNNQNGQFIQHAMQRMPPGNYTQ, encoded by the exons ATGAACCGGCCCACTTCCCCCCAGACCATGATCTATGCTGCTCAGGGGGGGCAAGTCATGTACCCCATGCACCACTACCAAAAACCTTCACCAGCTAGGATATCTACAGATGGAAGCTGCACTTCTACCAGTACCATATCTACAGCTGGAAGTTGCACCCCTGCAGCAGGAACCATATCTATGGATGCAAGCTGCACCTCTACCAGTACCATATCACAGGTGCCCACTGGAAGAGTAGTTTCAGATGATGAG GATAAATCAAGCATGAGTGAGCTTGAAAAATTTGCCCAAGATACTAAAAGGCGGAGGCTTAGGATGGGATTTACCCAGGAAAACGTTGGGAACGGACTAGGAGCTTTGTACA ATAACCGTTTCAGTCAAACAACAGTTTGCAGATTTGAGGCTGGCCAACTGAGCCTTGCTAACATGCGGAAACTGAAACCAATCATTAATAAATGGCTTGATGAAGTTGAATCAAATGCAGCTAGCCGAGCG ATTGTTAACGATGGAGAGAAGCTGAAAAACTATGGAAAAAGAAAACGCCGTACATTCATTCAAGCTGCTACAAAGAGCTATTTAGAATTGTGTTATGAGCAGTGCCCTCATCCCACTAAAAGTGACATCGAAATAATTTCAGAAAAATCCAAGATGGAATACGAA GTTATTCGGATTTGGTTCTGTAACCGGCGCCAGAAGTCAAAGAAGGAATTGGACAAATGCCTGAAGGAGCAGACCATAACATTTGGAAACTTTGCTCAACCCATTCCAGCTTCTAACACAGGAAACTGGGTCATGCCACCAATGGCAGTACCACAACCCTGGCTACTTGATATGGCTGCATCAAATCATACACCTTATATGGCTACAAACAACCAGAACGGACAATTCATCCAACATGCCATGCAAAGGATGCCTCCTGGAAACTATACTCAGTAA